One genomic segment of Gossypium arboreum isolate Shixiya-1 chromosome 3, ASM2569848v2, whole genome shotgun sequence includes these proteins:
- the LOC108476230 gene encoding protein NPGR2-like yields MAVKDWINKRGFHIRGGFQKMMRCIWSGQQLRVDDTNASSESLATRDYSVSGYSSRAGEMVETKADSSNIEEAESSLRESGYLNYEEARALLGRLEYQKGNIEGALHVFEGIDVSAVTSKMKATLSRRCEQNRRRSESEAAPAMSMHAISLLLEAIFLKAKSLQHLGRSGEAAQSCKIILETVESALPDGLPDNFSTDCKLREILNKAVELLPELWKLAGDPQEAILSYRRALLYYWNLDTGTKAKLEKEFAVMLLYSGAEASPLTLRAQMEGSFVPRNNVEEAILLLLILLRKFLLKRIGWDPSILDHLAFALSVSGELRALAHQVEELQPEIMERKEQYRTLALCYYGEGEEIIALNLLRNLLNSRDNPDCVLELLLASKICGENMNYIEEGTNWARKALVELNGECWQMVSKANCLLGVLLSAQSRMVSSDSQRNLQQSETIEVLETAEKLMKESDPYIVFHICLENAEQRKLDVALHYAKQLLKLEAGSNVKGYVLLARILSAQKQFVDAETVINAALNQTGKWDQGELLRTKAKLQIAQGQLKNAVETYTHLLAVLQVQHKSSGSGKKLLKTKGKWDRGLEMETWHDLANVYISLSQWRDAEVCLSKSKAISPFSATRWYSTGLLNEARGLHQEALRSYKKALDINPTHVPSLISIACILRQLGGQSMPIVRSFLMDALRLDRTNPAAWYNLGLLYKADVSASALEAAECFEAAAVLEESAPIEPFR; encoded by the exons ATGGCGGTTAAGGATTGGATAAACAAGCGAGGATTCCATATTCGAGGGGGGTTTCAGAAAATGATGAGGTGTATATGGTCAGGACAGCAATTAAGAGTTGATGATACTAATGCTTCTTCCGAGTCGCTAGCGACTCGGGACTATTCGGTGAGTGGTTACTCGTCTCGAGCAGGCGAGATGGTGGAGACTAAGGCTGATAGTAGTAATATCGAAGAAGCTGAGTCATCGCTTCGCGAGAGTGGTTATCTGAACTATGAG GAAGCAAGGGCATTATTAGGGAGGCTCGAGTATCAAAAGGGAAATATAGAAGGTGCACTTCATGTATTTGAAGGAATAGACGTTTCTGCAGTGACTTCAAAGATGAAAGCTACCCTTTCTAGAAGATGTGAACAAAACCGACGCCGCTCGGAAAGTGAAGCTGCTCCTGCCATGTCTATGCATGCCATTAGCTTACTTCTCGAAGCTATTTTCTTGAAAGCAAAATCATTGCAGCACCTCGGAAGGTCTGGAG AGGCCGCTCAATCGTGCAAGATTATTTTGGAGACTGTTGAATCTGCGTTGCCTGATGGCCTGCCGGACAACTTCTCTACGGATTGTAAATTGCGGGAAATTTTGAACAAAGCTGTGGAATTGCTTCCGGAGCTATGGAAACTTGCCGGAGATCCCCAAGAAGCCATATTGTCGTACCGGCGGGCTCTCCTCTATTACTGGAATCTTGATACCGGAACCAAAGCGAAACTCGAAAAAGAATTTGCAGTGATGCTTTTATATAGCGGTGCCGAAGCAAGCCCTCTAACCCTCCGTGCGCAGATGGAAGGCTCATTTGTGCCGAGGAACAATGTTGAAGAGGCcattcttttattattaattcTACTTAGAAAGTTTCTTCTCAAAAGGATCGGATGGGATCCGTCGATATTGGATCATCTTGCTTTTGCGTTATCTGTTTCGGGGGAACTAAGAGCCTTAGCTCATCAGGTTGAAGAATTGCAGCCCGAGATCATGGAAAGAAAAGAACAATATCGTACGTTGGCTCTCTGCTATTATGGGGAAGGTGAGGAGATAATTGCTTTGAATCTTTTGCGGAATCTTTTGAATAGCCGAGACAATCCGGACTGTGTCCTGGAATTGTTGCTAGCCTCGAAAATTTGTGGGGAGAATATGAATTATATCGAGGAAGGGACAAATTGGGCACGGAAAGCTCTTGTCGAATTGAATGGTGAGTGTTGGCAGATGGTGAGCAAAGCAAACTGCTTACTGGGAGTTCTATTATCAGCTCAGTCAAGGATGGTTTCTTCCGATTCTCAGAGAAATTTGCAGCAGTCCGAAACAATTGAGGTACTCGAAACCGCAGAAAAGCTGATGAAAGAAAGTGACCCATACATCGTATTCCATATTTGCCTAGAAAATGCCGAGCAGAGGAAGTTGGATGTTGCACTTCACTATGCAAAGCAGCTTTTGAAACTCGAAGCAGGGTCTAATGTTAAGGGATATGTCCTTTTGGCTCGGATATTGTCAGCTCAAAAACAGTTTGTTGATGCGGAGACGGTAATTAACGCTGCTCTTAACCAAACCGGGAAGTGGGACCAAGGAGAATTGTTGAGAACCAAGGCTAAACTTCAGATTGCACAAGGGCAGTTAAAAAATGCAGTTGAGACATATACTCATCTTCTTGCCGTTCTCCAAGTTCAGCATAAAAGCTCGGGATCCGGGAAGAAACTTCTAAAG ACTAAGGGGAAGTGGGATCGAGGCTTGGAAATGGAAACATGGCACGATCTAGCTAACGTGTACATAAGCTTGTCGCAGTGGCGGGATGCCGAGGTCTGTCTCTCCAAATCCAAGGCTATCAGTCCTTTCTCCGCTACTAGATGGTACTCTACAG GTTTATTGAACGAAGCGAGAGGGCTTCATCAGGAAGCACTGAGATCATACAAGAAAGCATTAGATATAAATCCCACACATGTTCCAAGTTTGATATCCATTGCTTGCATTCTCAGACAACTTGGTGGTCAATCAATGCCTATTGTTAGAAGTTTTCTAATGGATGCCCTTCGACTCGATCGAACCAACCCGGCAGCCTGGTACAATCTCGGGTTGCTTTATAAAGCCGATGTTAGTGCATCAGCCCTAGAGGCTGCTGAATGTTTCGAGGCTGCTGCAGTTCTTGAAGAATCTGCACCAATTGAACCCTTTAGATAA
- the LOC108475612 gene encoding glycine-rich cell wall structural protein 1-like translates to MVSVTKRVVLLSLLCFNVFVVNVIAKEVVSTKEEEEKYLTQGGGFGAGGGGGFGGAGGGGGFGGGHGGGAGGGFGKGGGYGGGIGKGGGVGGGYGGGIGKGGGIGKGGGVGGGIGKGGGYGGGIGKGGGIGKGGGVGGGIGKGGGYGGGVGKGGGIGKGGGYGGGIGKGGGHGIGGGHGGGVGGGIGKGGGFGGGAGGGYGKGGGFGGGVGGGAGGGKGGGFGGGGGGGFGGGGVVEMDTIDITSFTMHACMDQHSIYIY, encoded by the coding sequence ATGGTGAGTGTTACTAAAAGAGTTGTCTTGttatctttgctttgttttaATGTGTTTGTAGTAAATGTGATTGCTAAAGAAGTGGTGAGTACGAAAGAGGAGGAAGAGAAGTACTTAACACAGGGAGGTGGCTTTGGAGCTGGAGGCGGGGGTGGTTTTGGAGGAGCTGGAGGTGGTGGTGGATTCGGAGGTGGGCATGGTGGTGGTGCTGGTGGAGGCTTTGGTAAAGGTGGTGGATATGGTGGTGGGATTGGCAAAGGAGGAGGTGTTGGTGGTGGATACGGAGGTGGCATAGGAAAGGGTGGTGGGATTGGCAAAGGAGGAGGTGTTGGTGGTGGAATCGGAAAGGGTGGAGGATACGGAGGTGGCATAGGAAAAGGTGGTGGGATTGGCAAAGGAGGAGGTGTTGGTGGTGGAATCGGAAAGGGTGGAGGATACGGAGGTGGCGTAGGAAAAGGTGGTGGGATTGGCAAAGGAGGCGGATATGGAGGTGGAATTGGTAAGGGAGGAGGCCATGGAATTGGTGGGGGGCATGGTGGTGGAGTCGGCGGAGGAATTGGAAAAGGTGGTGGATTTGGCGGCGGTGCCGGAGGTGGATATGGCAAGGGTGGTGGTTTTGGAGGTGGAGTAGGTGGTGGAGCTGGAGGTGGAAAGGGCGGTGGTTTTGGAGGTGGTGGGGGCGGTGGTTTTGGAGGTGGTGGGGTGGTGGAAATGGACACCATTGATATTACAAGCTTCACGATGCATGCATGCATGGATCAACattcaatatatatttattaa